Below is a window of Carassius gibelio isolate Cgi1373 ecotype wild population from Czech Republic chromosome B23, carGib1.2-hapl.c, whole genome shotgun sequence DNA.
CCTTATATTATTCTCTGAATATTCTGAGGACATGCTTTTGCTATGTTATAGATTATTAAATCCTCATATCCTATCCCTGATGACGTCGAATTTATGTCcttaagatgttaaattgtgtaaGGTTTTGGATGATCTCAATATTTGGAAGCCATACAGTACATATATCTGTCCTCAGGTGTTGGGAGGTTTGGTCAAGCTGCAAAATTGCTACTGAACATTTGCTGTTACTTTTAGTACTAATACGTGGGTCATACTCAGgaaaatatgctatttgtgcTGAAAATTCTGACTTGTTtttgtttctaaaataataatatataggtTTACAAGTTACAATACCAATTATCAAAGTACTTCTGCTAACCTTAGAGCGCTACATTATTTCTACCAcatcacaataaaaaatacatttggtaTACTTATAATAGAGAACTGAGTAGATTCTGTAGATTTAGTATCACTCGGTTTCATTGTGCcttgaaatatatttatgaaataaaaaagaactaataatattaataataacattttgtcagAAAGAAGAAATGTCACATGGGAGTGCAAATTCTGCATTTCTACATCTTAAAATACAGCAGTGAAAGCATGATATGTACATTTCTATAAAATTCAAATttagtttaaacaaaaaaaaatactaatatatttttttcctaagtGTAATAGTgataacatttcattaaaaatgttttacttaaaaaaaaaaaaaaaacactgtatatttTGCATTACAAACAGTCAAACTGATTGATTGATGTGACTGAAGAAGCACGCTATGTCATCACTTCCTGTGAATGACCCACACTGTCCCCCTctccaaaatatgttttttggcTTATTATTCAAGAGGTggccagaaaaaaagaaatgattatgtattatttatttattttattccacaTGTGTGATTTCAGTTTTGAAACCAGATGGATGTTCATGTTATCATATAACTcgttttgttaaatatatttctgtTACCTTTGTTTTTCTACTTGATCAACGTGTATTGATCGATTGATGAAAACAGTATCTGGGTGATTGAGATTTGCTATTATTGTCTTTTTAATTAACGGAAATGAATCATTCCATGTTTTACTATCCTATATATGGGTATTCAGAAGGTATATGTTGATACAGTTTATGATTTAATATTTCTTGCCTTAAATGTGGGTCATTCTAATAAAATGTATTGGTTTGTGCTGTACACAAAAGAAATCAGCTGACTGGTCTTGTGCTGAAATCAGCATGTCTGAGAATGTCTGGAAATGAGAGAGTTTTTGGAAATCTGGAGGACTATGCAAGTCTTATGGAACTGTAGTCTGATTTTAtgctagttttaaataaaaaaaaagtttgccttATCACTGTTTCAtatttttcattgatttcacaTGGAAATTTCTGGCTTTGCATGATTAAGCATAACTTTAGAGGACAAATGAAAACGTTGGTTATATTTAAGAAGTAAAATTCTGAGGAATACAGCTTTGTTTTGCTGATGAAGGCCATCATTACAGACAAAGTTcctttttgtatttcatttggaaaccaaggtcctagagtcaggaggaagggtggagaagctcatagcccaggttgcttgaagtccagtgttaggtttccacagtctgtgatgattttgggtgcaatgtcatctgctggtgttggtccattgtgttttttaaaaaccaaagtcactgcacctttTTACCAAGAAatattggagcacttcatgcttccttctgctgagcaGCTTTTTTTTCCATCAGGATTTGGCACATGCCCACACTACCAAAAGcgccaaaagttggttaaaagaccatggtgttggtgtgcttgactggccagcaaactcaccagacctgaaccccatagagaatctatttagaaaattaatttgaaataaatctaatttatcattcattcattcataaaataaaataactggaaTACAGCTGactactaaaaatgtttttattgtatcacagaagtaaattatattttatagtatattaattaaaatagaaaacagtcattatcATAAATCATAATATTTCAAACTAttcctgttttactgtattttttgaccaaataacTGCACCCTTGGTTAGCACTTAGAGacttttcaaaaaacattaaaaaaaaaattctgtcccaaacttttgaagtatACATGCATCCAAATAGCTTTCCATCTGCATCATTATATCAACACAAGCAGTGACAaggataaattaataaaataataattaatatgattaaaaatgtaattaatgtaataaagaatggaaataattcaaatatggtgccagaaattttaataataataataataattattattattattattattattattattattattattctttctaGGTTCCTGGGTCACTATGTTCTCCAGAGTCTCCTTATGGACACAGAAAGCTCATGACCGGTCAGCATAAGTGTTGCTGTCCTTCTGCCACCTTCCTCAGCAAAACAATTCAAAAACACTCCCAATATTATAGAATTATAAAGTGCAAGTACATAAGGTTGTTGAATGGAGGAAACATGTAGGATGTTGTACACAGTATATCCAGCAGATGGCACACTTTGCCTCCATACTCTCACCCTCGTGTCTTCAACTCTGTAAAGGTCCCTCAAACGAAATCGAAGAACGAACTGAACTGACGTCATTTCGAACAATATCAGATTTCCCCGGTTCGTTTGTCATTAGGTTCTACAGGAGAACAACATGAACACACTGTAGAGTCGAATAGCACAGCTGGTACAGATGTAGGAAGTTGCTTTCAGCCTCGGTCATTGCCCTCCAAGCGCCAGGTCAAACCTCACCAGCTGGCGTAGTGACATCATCCAGGTTTGGTGTGATGTACCTGGCTTTTTCTGCTGATGCAACATCTGTTGATATCAGGTAGTTGTGTAGGGCCACGCAAGCTTGAACAATACTCACTGCCTTTCCAACAGAACTCTCGATGGGGTGACCGAGAGGATTCAGAACCGAGAGGCCATTCTCTATTATGCGACGTGCTCGGCAGTGTCTGTAGTTGTACACACTCTGTGCAGATGTGAGATTCTTGCCCGTTATTCATAGCAAACAGAATAGGCCAAGTTAGACAAGAAACTCCATATACTTACATAAAAGTATtgccatttttattgtttaataatgataataatgtatGAAAACACTTTGCTTACAATACCTGGATATGGCCGCATCAGTTTCACATTCAGGGGGAAAGCAGCATCTCCAACTATGACATGTGGACACAAAGTTCCTTTCCCAAGTAGGGCTTTCGATCCAGCTGTCCTTGCAACAGTGCTCTTCCAAAAAAGCTCTCTAGAAAGACACTTCCATCACTTTCACGGCCATAAGAGCCATTGTCCACCATAGTGAACTTGTATTGTGCATCGCACACAGCTAGAAGCACAATCGAATGTGtcctttcataaataaaaaacagtctTCCGCTCTGTGCTGGGGCTAGCTCTTGTGTTTATGAGGGTGCAGAGATGAACTCATCTTTCAGAGCTAGCCAAATATCCTCGCTCATCTACGCAACTATCTTGTGGGCTGTGCACGGTCCAGTCTTGAATGTTTCAGCCACACTTTGCTCTGTGGCCCCACAAACTAGTACTCGGAGTGTCAAGGCCAGTCTCTCCATAGTGAAAATCAATGTCTTTCTATTTTAGTTAAGTGGAGGCACATACCATCTATGTCGCTTgttcttgttctttttctttgCCATTGAATAGATCAATTGAATAGATGTCATTGCCAGATTTTTATGAAACTGTTCTTCTCTCACAGCCTCCATCGTTGTTGTGTTTTGGGGGTACATGCAGgcggttgagtaattaatgacagcatttatatttttagttgaactaaccctttaaattctGTATTGTTGccattttatgaaacattttaaatgcgTCTTATTCTGACTTGAGTTCACATGTTCTCATAGGTTACACTTTCTGCCAGGCGTGTCCCAGAGACCTCTGATCTGAAGCAGAGAGTGAGACATGTAAGAAGACTACAGCCCTGCTCATTTCCCTGGGGGTGACCCTGTTTCTCACCCTTGGTACGGCTGTCATCTTCCTGTTCAACCTCAGAAGTACCACTGTGGTGAAGTCTGCTGATGCTGGCGTCTCTGACCGTGGCCTCCTGCAGCACACTGTGAACCGTCAACAGTCCCGCCCTCATTGACTGTCTCTTTAAACAGCCCCTCTGCATTATCAGCTTCACCATCTGCTTGGCGTGTGTGACTGTGCACTCTTGTAAGGCAGGCCTTTATAGActtctttatttctattttttgtgtgttgagctttttttttcttctgcctgAGCAAGATCTACATGCATGGGAAAATATCTGCTGTCCAATTATAATGAGGCCAAATGCATTAAATTTAGTCTCATGATATATATGATTTCTTGTATCACTTTCTTCACAGGTTACTGCATTTCCAGAGGGGGCTTCGCCATGGCCCTACATGTAGGTGCCATCCTGTCTACTTTTTTGCCAAAGGTGTacataatattgataaaaaagcCTCAGTTGAATACCACAGCTTACTTCCAAAACTGCATTCAAATGTGCACCATGTCCAAGCAGTGAAAACAAATAAGACCTTCTACTATGTCTCTCAACAGTAGGATAATCCAGTAAAGCCTATTAACAATACAGAGCAACAAAATCCCAGTTTCAGTCTTTTAGAAGCAGCCGATACTGTAATTGTCTCTGGACTGTGAGTGCTTGGCATGTGTTGCCAGTGGGAAGAATGACAGAGAAAGCCTAATTGTGTTGGCTACCGAAAGGGCAGAGCACACGGTTCAACTGGCCTGTGTGAACATCTGTCATGTGCTCCGCTCTCATGAGTGCCCAGTTTCACTCGAAACTATTCTGAGAACAGATTCAATTGGGCAGCTGATTTAAATCATGATCTTGGTCTCGCAGATACAAGGACAGATGGCTTTACTTGTCCTGTTTGTCTTTAGTAagtctttaaaggaatagttcacccaaaaaggaagaTTTGTTGAAAAACTTAATCACCCTCAggttatccaagatgtagatgttcatcagaaaagatttggagaaatttagcattgcatcactttctcaccaatgaatcctctgcagtgaatgggtgccatcagaatgagagttgagACAGTTCATGAAAACTGCAATAATCTGCATGACTCTAGTGCATCAGTGAGAATGCCTTGTAAAGTGAAAATCTGCCcatttgtaataaacaaaatcCATTATTTCAGTACTTCTAACCAAAATAAtatgtccataatccataataacattaTTCCTGCTtctttgtttaactttttttttctttctgtttataaCCAAATTTAAATCCCACATTTTCCACATAGACTTTTGGATCCACTTGTTCTAATCTTCTAATTGTTCAGTGACACACACCCTCGCATCAGTCCCTGGGAAAAGAAAGGCTTGCTGTTGTTAGGGAGGTCATCTCCATTGACTCTGGAACGTGTGAGTTGGGAGTACGGAAGCGTTTCCCACACTACTTTCCTATTGTGAGTGTGATATTCTCAGGAGGGGAGGACAATAGAAGTGTGCCTGTAGAGGGGAGGCTGCGTAATCGTATTTACTTGACGTTCCCCATCTGTGCTGGTAGAAACTTCATAGACATACAGATTTATTTGAGAGCTTAAAATTGTATTTGTGTTTTGTATGAATGCCATATGAAATTTGATTCagctaaataatatatatttttttttataaaaaaccaGCATTTCTCTCTGTCGAACTcgaataataaatactaataataatttcatttagaattttttgagattctatttactttatattttattatatagaaTTCTGGAACACCTTATTTGAAAGaactattaaataaaactatccattacaataaaaaatcagTGGTTCACAGAAATTGAAAGTTTTTAAACCAGCTTGCTCAGTTTACAGTAAGTAGATCAGCCCACAAGTGATGTTTCTTAGTTTAGTTCCCTAACCATTTAACATAACTTGTTAATTAATATTGTCAGCTTTCATATCacatgctttttttatatataaattattgcaCATAATTATTCAAACAAAAACCATGAATTGGTAATGTAgaattttattaacagaaaacatTTGACATAAGAGCTCATTTTCAGAACAGCATTGGTCAAGGCAACAAACTGGATCCTTTATCAAAGGTACAACATACCTTATCTAACAAAGGTGGAAAATTCCAGTGCAAACATAAAGATACTTTGAAAAACACTGAAGTACAATTTCATTTTAATGGGCTGATACACAAAACTCCACTGGAGGCAACCTCAATTAAATATGCATAcatcaaaacatatatatataaaaaatgtatacatatatacaccaaaaacaacaacaatttaatttgaattaataatcaCATGTGGTAAAAATCACATCAAGAGCTATTAAAACAGAACAAGAAGCACATAAATCCACCTCTTTCAATTGACAAACACATGTTTGTCTTAAGTTTTCGTCAATCAATATGATGACAACACAAACGTACACTTTGGAAATGAATCTCCTACTTTCATGAGAGACGTTTATACGACGTCCCTCAGGGTTTACAGTTCACATCTTCTCTACCAGGGTCTCCAGACAGGTCTCCTGATGTCAAGCTGTTGCAAACCAGGCGTGCTCAGTTTAGAGGAAGATCCTGTTGAGGCAGAGCTGATAGCAGCGCTCGTTTGCTGGCCGTTGTGGAGATGCTGGAGCTCCCGGGCAGATCCTCCTCCGGTGGAATGAAGAGTGAGGAAGTGGACAGACTCCCTCCAGCAGTGAGAGTAGCCTTCATTATAGTCCCTCTGAGGAAGCTGCTGCCGCTGCTGTTTGAGGAAGCTGACGGTCATTTCCAGGACATCGGCCTTCTCCAGTTTGGCGCTGGGGTCTTGGCTGTGAAACTCCTTCTCCAGGAGACTCTTGAGCTGGTCGATGCAGCTGTTGATGCGGTCTCTGCGCATCTTTTCAACAATTGGCTTCCTCAGCTGAAAGCAGATGGGAACATTGATTAGAAGAACATGGTTCAAACGGCATACAGAATGCAATTCTGGTGAATCATTTGGAAGAAGAATTTCATTGAAATTAAACATACCTTAATTTTGTCCTTGTCACTGAAGTGAAGATGTACCAACATATCTGAATGGGGTGCCATGTACCAGTTTGGAAAGCTTGTTTCTCTTCAGTGGCAAAAAGAGTTGGGAGTGTCTTTGAGGAGCAGCCCCCTGTATTTATACAGCAGCATTAGCATTACAAAGCCATGTGACCTGTGCTGTGTTACTCTTCCCACACTCTGAGACCAGAGGACCGGCTCATCACAACAATAGAGGACATTATTGTATGGTTAACTGCCTGTCGCCTTCCACTGAAGGAATGTTTCCCAAGGTATCAGAGGCACGACACACTTGAAGGTTAAGTGAAGGAATTTGGCCCTTCAGccaattagaaaaatatttaattttctatatcgaaatatcatgataaatataGGTTGGGCATGTTTTCAAATGCACAAAACAGGTTtggtagaaataaaaaaatgaaaataaatttttttttatgaaccatGCTAATTAATTGATGTTTGCACATCTATGATTTacacttttaacatttaattcaatatttcttgatgtttctttgtaattgtgaaaATTACAAGCATTTTTGgatttaaaattgaattattttttccccacatgcatttttaatgcaaataaaatagattttctaAACTATGCATGGTTAATGAATAGCCAGATTGTCCAGTGatgaaaaataatatatgcatatacattATTAACCCAATATTTTATAAACCATGAACCAACACATTTATGAGAGACCCAGCTGGAAACACAGACTCCAGTCTGTTCCCAGGCCAGGAATATTTCTTTGATAATCCACATCCCTCACCCAGCAGATGCCAAGAGTTTATCAAAAACTGAAAGGGGCAGAATTCAACTACTACTAGACACAGACAAAATACAAGCACGTGAGTGGAATGGTTTTACTCTGGTGATGAAGCGCATGGGAACGAGCAGGTCAATATTGA
It encodes the following:
- the LOC128012202 gene encoding transcription factor HES-5-like; the encoded protein is MAPHSDMLVHLHFSDKDKIKLRKPIVEKMRRDRINSCIDQLKSLLEKEFHSQDPSAKLEKADVLEMTVSFLKQQRQQLPQRDYNEGYSHCWRESVHFLTLHSTGGGSARELQHLHNGQQTSAAISSASTGSSSKLSTPGLQQLDIRRPVWRPW